From a single Solidesulfovibrio fructosivorans JJ] genomic region:
- the prxU gene encoding thioredoxin-dependent peroxiredoxin (Most members of this family contain a selenocysteine.): MPEEAVIGCARPTGGVVNKATEAETVKTPVGETASQGGHTMIAVGKSAPDFAAPAFFDGKFVTVRLSEYLGKWVVLCFYPGDFTFVUATEISAVAEQHAQFEKLGTQVLSMSTDSVFVHKIWVEHELSKMVTAKKIPFPMLADAAGNVGKIYGVYDEDAGVDVRGRFLIDPDGVVQAFEVLAPPVGRHVSESLRQIQAFQLVRESKGTKATPSGWCPGKPVLRPGPDLVGRVWENWNVKNGCD, translated from the coding sequence ATGCCAGAAGAAGCTGTCATTGGTTGCGCCAGGCCGACTGGCGGCGTGGTCAACAAAGCAACAGAAGCCGAAACTGTCAAAACACCCGTGGGAGAAACTGCATCACAGGGGGGACATACAATGATCGCTGTTGGAAAATCCGCGCCGGACTTTGCCGCACCGGCTTTTTTCGACGGGAAGTTCGTTACGGTCCGTCTCTCGGAATATCTCGGCAAATGGGTCGTTCTCTGCTTCTACCCGGGCGATTTCACTTTCGTCTGAGCGACCGAAATTTCGGCGGTCGCCGAACAACATGCCCAATTCGAAAAACTCGGCACACAGGTCCTTTCCATGAGCACCGACAGCGTGTTCGTCCACAAGATCTGGGTCGAGCACGAACTGTCGAAAATGGTCACGGCAAAAAAGATTCCCTTCCCCATGCTCGCCGATGCGGCGGGAAACGTCGGCAAAATTTACGGCGTCTATGACGAGGACGCCGGCGTGGATGTCCGGGGCAGATTCCTCATCGACCCCGACGGCGTCGTGCAGGCCTTCGAGGTGCTCGCCCCGCCTGTCGGCCGGCATGTAAGCGAGTCGTTGCGGCAGATCCAAGCCTTCCAGCTTGTCCGCGAAAGCAAGGGGACCAAGGCGACGCCGTCGGGCTGGTGCCCGGGCAAGCCCGTGCTGCGTCCAGGCCCCGACCTCGTCGGACGCGTCTGGGAAAACTGGAACGTCAAAAACGGCTGCGATTAG
- a CDS encoding DMT family transporter: MPDQKKATRYGLATVAMWSTVATAFKLSLAHLDPLQLLLYASLSSCLALAATLAVRGKLGALTRLSRAQWKRSFALGALNPFLYYTILFAAYDLLPAQEAQPLNYTWAITLSLLAVPLLGQKLRGRDLLALVVSYSGVVVISTHGDILGMRFASPSGVALALASTVIWALYWIAGTKDDRDPVVGLLANFLCSLPLTLLAVLCFSDPFPGSLAGLGGAAYVGVFEMGLAFVTWLTALKCAVNAARVANLIFLSPFLSLILIHFFVGEEILPSTMVGLVLILAGLAAQRRKS, encoded by the coding sequence TCGCCATGTGGTCCACCGTGGCCACGGCCTTCAAGCTGTCCCTGGCCCATCTCGACCCGCTGCAATTGCTTCTTTACGCCAGCCTTTCCTCGTGCCTGGCGCTGGCAGCGACCCTGGCCGTCCGGGGAAAGCTCGGGGCGCTCACGCGGCTGTCGCGGGCCCAGTGGAAGCGGTCCTTCGCCCTGGGCGCGCTCAACCCCTTTCTCTACTACACGATTCTTTTCGCCGCCTACGACCTGCTGCCGGCCCAGGAGGCCCAGCCCCTCAACTACACCTGGGCCATCACGTTGTCGCTTCTGGCCGTGCCGCTGCTTGGCCAGAAGTTGCGGGGCCGGGATCTGCTCGCCTTGGTGGTGAGCTACAGCGGCGTGGTGGTCATCTCAACCCACGGCGACATTTTGGGGATGCGCTTCGCCAGCCCGTCCGGCGTGGCCCTGGCCCTGGCCTCCACGGTCATCTGGGCGCTGTACTGGATCGCCGGGACCAAGGACGACCGGGACCCGGTGGTGGGGCTTCTCGCCAATTTCCTGTGCAGCCTGCCGCTGACGCTACTGGCCGTCCTGTGCTTTTCCGATCCGTTTCCGGGATCGCTGGCCGGGCTCGGCGGCGCGGCCTACGTGGGCGTTTTCGAGATGGGGCTGGCCTTCGTCACCTGGCTGACGGCGCTTAAATGCGCGGTCAACGCCGCACGCGTGGCCAACCTCATTTTCCTGTCGCCGTTTTTATCGCTGATCCTCATCCATTTTTTCGTGGGCGAGGAGATCCTGCCGTCCACAATGGTCGGTCTGGTGCTGATCTTGGCGGGGTTGGCCGCGCAGCGAAGGAAAAGTTAA